The Pelotomaculum isophthalicicum JI genome has a window encoding:
- a CDS encoding Hsp20/alpha crystallin family protein, whose translation MLNLVETINEIIISVDLPGLQKASDAKVAIKGNTLKIEGVVGYEPHLSEQGSIVHIQERRTGKFCRTVTLPTAVSSNSAQANYRSGILEIKFAKPQDSQAEILNIEFGF comes from the coding sequence TTGCTAAATCTAGTTGAAACAATTAATGAGATTATAATCAGCGTAGATTTACCAGGATTGCAAAAAGCAAGCGACGCCAAAGTAGCGATAAAAGGAAATACACTGAAGATTGAGGGGGTAGTAGGTTACGAACCTCATCTTTCTGAGCAGGGGTCAATAGTGCATATACAAGAAAGACGCACAGGCAAATTCTGCCGTACCGTTACCCTTCCGACAGCGGTAAGCAGCAATAGCGCCCAGGCAAACTACCGCTCCGGCATACTAGAAATCAAATTTGCAAAGCCCCAGGATAGTCAGGCCGAAATACTAAATATTGAGTTTGGTTTCTAG